From the candidate division TA06 bacterium genome, one window contains:
- a CDS encoding ABC transporter ATP-binding protein: MIHLENVTKRYGEVTAVSNLTLHIEKGELFGFIGPNGAGKTTTTKLIVGLLRPTSGNILVDGTDVQQAPEKAKSKIGYIPDSPYIYQSLTGREFLRFIGDLYGMKDSEIESKTGELFEYMEIGRWADSRVEEYSHGMRQKIVICSALIHDPAVILVDEPMVGLDPKSARKVKETFKNRVQNGTAVFVSTHSLSVAEEICTRVGVIDKGRLVAIGTMDDFRKASKSGAKSLEDIYMEITEGG; the protein is encoded by the coding sequence ATGATACATCTTGAGAATGTTACCAAAAGATATGGGGAAGTGACTGCGGTGTCGAACCTCACGCTTCATATCGAGAAGGGTGAACTGTTCGGTTTTATTGGCCCAAACGGTGCCGGAAAGACGACGACCACCAAGCTGATAGTTGGGCTTCTCCGCCCGACATCCGGAAACATACTCGTGGATGGAACAGATGTACAACAAGCCCCCGAGAAGGCAAAATCGAAAATAGGCTATATACCCGATTCACCCTATATCTATCAATCGCTCACCGGAAGAGAGTTCCTTCGGTTCATAGGGGACCTGTATGGGATGAAAGACTCAGAGATAGAGTCGAAAACAGGCGAACTGTTCGAATACATGGAGATTGGCAGGTGGGCAGACTCCAGGGTAGAAGAATACTCGCACGGCATGCGCCAAAAAATAGTCATATGCTCCGCGCTGATACACGATCCTGCGGTGATACTTGTTGATGAGCCGATGGTCGGTCTCGATCCGAAAAGTGCAAGAAAGGTGAAGGAGACCTTCAAGAATCGAGTTCAGAATGGAACTGCGGTCTTCGTCTCAACGCATTCCCTGTCAGTTGCAGAGGAAATCTGCACCCGCGTGGGGGTCATAGACAAAGGAAGACTGGTTGCAATCGGTACCATGGATGACTTCCGCAAGGCATCCAAAAGTGGAGCAAAGTCACTCGAAGACATCTACATGGAAATCACCGAGGGTGGCTGA